A genomic region of Trueperaceae bacterium contains the following coding sequences:
- a CDS encoding Gfo/Idh/MocA family oxidoreductase translates to MSEELGVLIVGAGEMGARHAGHWREAGARVMGVFDPDTLRADALASLHGGTAVRTLDEALSLDAVGVVSVCTPTFLHANFTIASLRAGKHVLCEKPAALTLAEALAMKEAEEASGKLLRIGFMRRFDPATHQLRRFAAGIGSPLLAQATIAAGVRPKLMMHDAAANGGPIIDMCCHVFDLWALLFGEAPALVRAHGYTFSEHKPQVAAIRRKALDSAHLTLAYPGGSVGQIQVSWGLPSGIAPIERHTYMAPEGLVTVEWPSEVTLHDGHGTTRWSTRGEDPWRAQIAAFAAEIAGLELAPGGSGTQAAVDPRPVLATIDDGIAALRVSLAAIRSVEGRCDVGPAELEPEPQMPLTGA, encoded by the coding sequence GTGAGCGAGGAGCTGGGAGTCCTGATCGTAGGCGCCGGCGAGATGGGCGCCCGCCACGCCGGCCACTGGCGGGAGGCGGGCGCCCGGGTGATGGGAGTGTTCGACCCCGACACGCTCCGCGCCGACGCCCTCGCCTCCTTGCATGGCGGCACCGCGGTGCGCACCCTGGACGAGGCGCTCAGCCTGGATGCTGTAGGGGTCGTTTCCGTGTGCACACCCACTTTCCTCCATGCGAATTTCACGATCGCGTCACTACGGGCCGGAAAGCATGTTCTGTGCGAGAAGCCGGCCGCCCTCACCCTGGCCGAAGCGTTGGCGATGAAGGAGGCCGAGGAGGCGAGCGGCAAACTGCTGCGCATCGGCTTCATGCGGCGTTTCGACCCGGCCACCCACCAACTGCGCAGGTTCGCTGCCGGGATCGGCAGCCCGCTACTTGCTCAGGCCACCATCGCGGCGGGCGTAAGGCCCAAGCTGATGATGCATGACGCCGCGGCCAACGGCGGGCCGATCATCGACATGTGCTGCCACGTCTTCGACCTCTGGGCGCTGCTGTTCGGGGAGGCGCCGGCGCTGGTACGGGCGCACGGTTACACGTTCAGCGAACACAAGCCGCAGGTGGCGGCGATACGAAGGAAGGCCCTCGACAGTGCCCACCTGACCCTCGCCTATCCGGGTGGGAGCGTCGGTCAGATCCAGGTGTCGTGGGGGCTGCCCAGCGGCATCGCGCCGATAGAACGCCATACCTACATGGCCCCGGAAGGTCTCGTCACCGTCGAGTGGCCCAGCGAGGTGACCCTCCACGACGGCCACGGCACCACTCGCTGGAGCACTCGCGGGGAAGACCCGTGGCGGGCTCAGATCGCCGCGTTCGCGGCCGAGATCGCCGGGCTGGAACTCGCCCCCGGAGGTTCCGGCACGCAGGCGGCCGTCGACCCGCGTCCAGTTCTCGCGACGATCGACGACGGCATCGCCGCGCTGCGGGTGTCGCTGGCTGCCATCCGCTCGGTAGAGGGACGTTGCGACGTGGGTCCGGCCGAACTGGAGCCGGAGCCGCAGATGCCCCTGACGGGCGCCTGA
- a CDS encoding Gfo/Idh/MocA family oxidoreductase, with product MALIGGGRWGAVHRNALRTVGADLAAVLVASEDSARRLAREWGVPATTSIDAFFDQPSDAVIVAGPNYLHARQTIASLEAGRHVLVEKPMALDTRECNAVLAAAARTGRLVAVGHEMRVFTLFAEVKRILEEGALGAPVHLKIDLWRRPYRSGAGGWKTDPAKIGSTVLEEPIHYLDLARWYLGPVAELQAWGKSRSGREGLRENLDVRLEHEGGARSWVTRSIAAYGHQVTLMVVGEEGALRASWRGRMDMDTEPVVSLTLHRGAATHEVALSRKTGHAFDVPRQTRAFLDAVSGKGRPAATGDDGCAAVALCLAVEESLQQGSSVVALR from the coding sequence GTGGCGCTCATCGGCGGGGGCCGCTGGGGCGCGGTGCACCGCAACGCCCTGCGCACCGTGGGCGCCGACCTCGCCGCCGTGCTCGTCGCCAGCGAGGACTCGGCCCGGAGGCTCGCTCGCGAGTGGGGTGTGCCGGCGACCACGAGTATCGACGCTTTCTTCGATCAGCCCAGCGACGCCGTCATCGTGGCGGGCCCGAACTACCTCCACGCCCGCCAGACGATCGCGAGTCTCGAAGCGGGCCGTCACGTGCTGGTCGAGAAACCGATGGCGCTCGACACGCGGGAGTGCAACGCCGTCCTGGCCGCAGCCGCCCGGACCGGAAGGTTGGTGGCCGTGGGCCACGAGATGAGAGTGTTCACCCTCTTCGCCGAGGTGAAACGCATCCTCGAGGAGGGCGCGCTGGGCGCCCCGGTCCACCTCAAGATCGACCTGTGGCGCCGCCCCTACCGCAGCGGCGCCGGCGGCTGGAAGACCGACCCCGCGAAGATCGGTTCGACGGTCCTCGAGGAGCCGATCCACTATCTGGACCTGGCGCGCTGGTACCTGGGGCCGGTCGCCGAACTGCAGGCGTGGGGCAAGAGCCGCAGCGGCCGGGAGGGGCTCCGGGAGAACCTCGACGTCCGGCTCGAACACGAGGGCGGTGCTCGCTCCTGGGTCACACGCTCCATCGCCGCCTACGGGCATCAGGTAACGCTGATGGTCGTCGGAGAGGAGGGGGCCCTCCGGGCCTCCTGGCGCGGCCGCATGGACATGGACACCGAACCGGTGGTCAGTCTCACACTGCACCGCGGCGCCGCTACTCACGAGGTCGCGCTCTCCCGGAAGACTGGACACGCCTTCGATGTCCCCCGCCAGACCAGGGCATTCCTGGACGCCGTCAGCGGCAAGGGCCGGCCAGCGGCGACCGGCGATGACGGCTGCGCTGCGGTGGCGCTCTGCCTGGCTGTCGAGGAGTCGCTGCAGCAGGGGAGCAGCGTGGTGGCACTCCGCTAG